One part of the Panthera leo isolate Ple1 chromosome D4, P.leo_Ple1_pat1.1, whole genome shotgun sequence genome encodes these proteins:
- the CD4H9orf152 gene encoding uncharacterized protein C9orf152 homolog produces MKGLPCPCPALPHLWWLGSCFMAEGSGTQAPGKGPRLSIQLLRAQYEGLRRQQRAQAHLVVLPKGGYASAPAESMVSAVWINKERRCSLSLEEADPEAEVMLEEADRGCLQVPESPWHKHLEMHRWVQTFHQETGLQVKHKGKLMGSEQRLPQEGDPGSFENNQMTQQGTSILETARHECQEDNVQTKAAGSGLNIGIQCPPSIKNPHRSEKPAHYPFPQRKTPRISQAARNLGLYGPT; encoded by the exons ATGAAGGGGTTGCCCTGCccatgccctgccctgccccatttGTGGTGGCTGGGGTCTTGCTTCATGGCTGAGGGCTCGGGGACTCAGGCCCCGGGGAAAGGGCCCCGGCTCAGCATCCAGCTCCTGAGAGCCCAGTACGAAGGCTTGCGTCGGCAGCAGAGGGCCCAGGCCCACCTGGTGGTGCTCCCGAAAG GAGGGTACGCGTCTGCTCCTGCAGAGTCCATGGTCAGTGCTGTTTGGATTAACAAGGAGAGAAGGTGTTCCCTGTCCCTGGAGGAGGCAGATCCTGAAGCAGAGGTGATGCTGGAGGAGGCTGACAGAGGCTGTCTTCAGGTCCCCGAATCTCCATGGCACAAGCACCTAGAGATGCACCGCTGGGTCCAGACCTTCCATCAGGAAACCGGTCTTCAAGTGAAACACAAGGGCAAGCTCATGGGGTCCGAGCAAAGGCTCCCTCAGGAAGGAGACCCGGGCTCGTTTGAAAACAATCAGATGACTCAGCAAGGGACCAGCATTCTAGAAACAGCCCGGCATGAATGTCAGGAGGACAATGTCCAAACAAAGGCAGCGGGATCTGGCTTAAATATCGGCATTCAGTGCCCTCCTTCCATAAAGAACCCACACAGGTCTGAAAAACCAGCTCACTATCCATTTCCCCAGAGGAAAACTCCCAGGATCTCTCAAGCTGCCAGGAACCTGGGCTTATATGGCCCAACCTGA